From the Ciona intestinalis chromosome 2, KH, whole genome shotgun sequence genome, one window contains:
- the LOC100183823 gene encoding uncharacterized protein LOC100183823 isoform X2, whose product MRVPAKYHPDIIQRGEISAALCYAILQSYPGASVSNFRQFTDSQLIFTVEEKSFLVNDVESGKANQTLGSFLASLSENEKLDFSSFGTYRNIKRFIFTTDTSIGITKTQQEATKELPSQPEPEVKPTINKEVPVLSESSSCTEEDQTTDLFASVAYEDAAFLMDNKRFQEALTLLEQCTLKGEQCCVQLRISLCLRECNRRQEADKLLHSTIHDLKTKPPTSKKISLASSIVKIAKMFGEYNAFSRSVLILLAAAQLLASVSCDNVAGIELMNIMACLRRFQSKSDQSYRINEMIHKSMLEVFKLLKEFTFKTKSEEVDTVSHGHRHLAASYEKIFEATKAEEQYKAAVEILENGFGESAKLYYNYAICTHNIAVKMEERGDMVSAKVWFTNAIERHKAAEDWSTEQEREKAIELSIIGLSKISV is encoded by the exons atgaG AGTTCCAGCCAAGTATCATCCAGACATAATACAAAGAGGTGAAATATCAGCTGCATTATGTTATGCTATCCTGCAAAGTTATCCTGGGGCTTCAGTTTCCAACTTTCGTCAGTTCACTGATTCTCAGTTGATCTTCACTGTGGAAGAAAAGAGTTTCCTAGTAAATGATGTTGAAAGTGGAAAAGCTAACCAAACTTTGGGTTCATTTTTAGCTTCTCTAAGTGAAAATGAAAAGTTAGATTTTAGTAGCTTTGGTACATACAGGAACATAAAGAGATTCATTTTTACTACTGACACCTCAATCGG GATAACTAAAACACAACAGGAAGCAACTAAAGAGCTGCCAAGCCAACCAGAACCTGAAGTTAAACCAACTATAAACAAAG AAGTTCCAGTTTTATCTGAATCCAGTTCATGCACTGAGGAAGATCAAACTACTGATCTCTTTGCAAGTGTAGCATATG AGGATGCTGCGTTTCTCATGGACAACAAACGTTTTCAAGAAGCGCTCACACTTCTTGAGCAGTGTACGCTTAAGGGTGAGCAGTGTTGTGTACAACTTCGGATATCTTTATGTCTGCGTGAATGCAACAGGAGACAAGAAGCTGATAAGTTATTGCACAGCACAATCCATGATCTCAAAACCAAACCACCTACAAGCAAAAAAATTAGTCTTGCAAGCTCTATTGTTAAAATAGCAAAGATGTTTGGAGAATATAATGCCTTTTCCAGATCTGTACTCATCCTCCTGGCAGCTGCACAACTACTAGCCAGTGTTAGCTGTGATAATGTTGCAGGTATCGAGTTAATGAATATAATGGCTTGTCTGCGACGGTTTCAAAGCAAATCTGATCAATCTTACCGAATAAATGAAATGATACATAAAAGCATGCTAGAAGTATTTAAGTTGCTTAAGGAAttcacttttaaaacaaaatctgaAGAAGTAGACACAGTAAGCCATGGTCACCGCCACTTGGCTGCATCATATGAGAAGATTTTTGAGGCAACTAAAGCTGAGGAACAATATAAAGCTGCCGTTGAAATCTTGGAAAATGGTTTTGGTGAATCTGCGAAGTTGTACTATAACTATGCAATATGTACACACAACATTGCAGTTAAAATGGAGGAAAGAGGTGACATGGTGTCTGCAAAAGTGTGGTTCACAAATGCAATTGAAAGACACAAAGCAGCAGAAGATTGGAGCACAGAGCAAGAACGGGAGAAAGCGATAGAACTTTCAATTATTGGGCTGAGTAAAATTAGTGTTTAA
- the LOC100183823 gene encoding uncharacterized protein LOC100183823 isoform X1, giving the protein MRLIMNVILTLDQLLSDIQVVHSTVLWRGDFKDISTKLFQRVPAKYHPDIIQRGEISAALCYAILQSYPGASVSNFRQFTDSQLIFTVEEKSFLVNDVESGKANQTLGSFLASLSENEKLDFSSFGTYRNIKRFIFTTDTSIGITKTQQEATKELPSQPEPEVKPTINKEVPVLSESSSCTEEDQTTDLFASVAYEDAAFLMDNKRFQEALTLLEQCTLKGEQCCVQLRISLCLRECNRRQEADKLLHSTIHDLKTKPPTSKKISLASSIVKIAKMFGEYNAFSRSVLILLAAAQLLASVSCDNVAGIELMNIMACLRRFQSKSDQSYRINEMIHKSMLEVFKLLKEFTFKTKSEEVDTVSHGHRHLAASYEKIFEATKAEEQYKAAVEILENGFGESAKLYYNYAICTHNIAVKMEERGDMVSAKVWFTNAIERHKAAEDWSTEQEREKAIELSIIGLSKISV; this is encoded by the exons atgaG GTTGATTATGAATGTAATTCTTACTCTGGATCAATTACTTTCTGACATTCAAGTTGTGCACTCTACTGTATTATGGAGAGGAGACTTTAAAGATATTTCAACCAAATTATTTCAAAGAGTTCCAGCCAAGTATCATCCAGACATAATACAAAGAGGTGAAATATCAGCTGCATTATGTTATGCTATCCTGCAAAGTTATCCTGGGGCTTCAGTTTCCAACTTTCGTCAGTTCACTGATTCTCAGTTGATCTTCACTGTGGAAGAAAAGAGTTTCCTAGTAAATGATGTTGAAAGTGGAAAAGCTAACCAAACTTTGGGTTCATTTTTAGCTTCTCTAAGTGAAAATGAAAAGTTAGATTTTAGTAGCTTTGGTACATACAGGAACATAAAGAGATTCATTTTTACTACTGACACCTCAATCGG GATAACTAAAACACAACAGGAAGCAACTAAAGAGCTGCCAAGCCAACCAGAACCTGAAGTTAAACCAACTATAAACAAAG AAGTTCCAGTTTTATCTGAATCCAGTTCATGCACTGAGGAAGATCAAACTACTGATCTCTTTGCAAGTGTAGCATATG AGGATGCTGCGTTTCTCATGGACAACAAACGTTTTCAAGAAGCGCTCACACTTCTTGAGCAGTGTACGCTTAAGGGTGAGCAGTGTTGTGTACAACTTCGGATATCTTTATGTCTGCGTGAATGCAACAGGAGACAAGAAGCTGATAAGTTATTGCACAGCACAATCCATGATCTCAAAACCAAACCACCTACAAGCAAAAAAATTAGTCTTGCAAGCTCTATTGTTAAAATAGCAAAGATGTTTGGAGAATATAATGCCTTTTCCAGATCTGTACTCATCCTCCTGGCAGCTGCACAACTACTAGCCAGTGTTAGCTGTGATAATGTTGCAGGTATCGAGTTAATGAATATAATGGCTTGTCTGCGACGGTTTCAAAGCAAATCTGATCAATCTTACCGAATAAATGAAATGATACATAAAAGCATGCTAGAAGTATTTAAGTTGCTTAAGGAAttcacttttaaaacaaaatctgaAGAAGTAGACACAGTAAGCCATGGTCACCGCCACTTGGCTGCATCATATGAGAAGATTTTTGAGGCAACTAAAGCTGAGGAACAATATAAAGCTGCCGTTGAAATCTTGGAAAATGGTTTTGGTGAATCTGCGAAGTTGTACTATAACTATGCAATATGTACACACAACATTGCAGTTAAAATGGAGGAAAGAGGTGACATGGTGTCTGCAAAAGTGTGGTTCACAAATGCAATTGAAAGACACAAAGCAGCAGAAGATTGGAGCACAGAGCAAGAACGGGAGAAAGCGATAGAACTTTCAATTATTGGGCTGAGTAAAATTAGTGTTTAA
- the LOC100179117 gene encoding uncharacterized protein LOC100179117 isoform X1: MEVCVDLSNFPHSLRYIQSAILFRGDYRDICTDVLRKIPTQSVAKKIEECGISAALCFAVIHSYPEDSVCNFRQLNKNELVFTVETEGQFSKDVRHGKAEENVHKVFRNEQFLAETKLINDIRKIKIEFKAASNISESKQSMETPLRENLKPKEDTYNQHHAPPKHKTPPKHETPPKQSYKAPPPLYKERNPKTTDLFTETTVTETIGLDLTPDRMSSFFIEEDAERLWQAKNYKEAFPALQQCLPVATKHDRPILQLKIALCMHELERSAESNRLISQALQDVKDNPPPPSRCTTIAEIYRKVGERYTEKKSYSRALWIFTISASLFEASSDSDNGAIGIANCITNIRMLQDGKTHSFQLTQMILSTLHKLVESLKNLSCSNHTKVDSLASSYRQLASAYSSESKAKEAARYNEHAIDLLYDKFGDRAEEHFNYGVCTHNLAACIGDMGRHEEAKRMFHLALERQRKATDWPDEESRQKSIKLTQRALNK, encoded by the exons ATGGAAGTTTGTGTCGATTTAAGTAATTTTCCGCATAGTTTGCGGTATATTCAATCAGCCATTCTGTTCCGCGGCGATTACAGAGACATTTGTACAGATGTATTAAGAAAAATTCCAACGCAATCAGTGGCAAAGAAAATAGAAGAGTGTGGCATATCAGCTGCTTTATGTTTTGCCGTCATTCATAGTTATCCCGAAGATTCTGTTTGCAACTTTCGACAGCtcaataaaaatgaattggTGTTCACAGTGGAAACAGAAGGTCAATTTAGCAAGGATGTTAGACATGGAAAAGCGGAAGAAAATGTTCATAAAGTATTCAGGAATGAACAATTTCTAGCCGAGACTAAACTTATAAATGATAttcgaaaaataaaaattgaatttaaagcTGCATCAAATAT CAGTGAGTCAAAACAAAGCATGGAAACGCCTCTTCGTGAAAATTTAAAGCCCAAAGAAGACACATATAACCAACATCATGCCCCACCAAAACACAAGACACCACCTAAACATGAAACTCCAccaaaacaaagttataaagCTCCACCACCTCTATATAAAGAAAGAAATCCTAAAACAACCGACCTTTTTACAG AAACAACTGTAACTGAAACAATAGGGTTGGATTTGACCCCTGACAGAATGTCAAGCTTCTTTATCGAAG AAGATGCAGAAAGATTATGGCAAgcaaaaaattacaaagaaGCGTTTCCAGCCCTGCAGCAGTGTCTACCGGTTGCAACAAAACATGATAGACCAATTTTGCAGCTTAAAATTGCTCTTTGTATGCATGAACTAGAAAGAAGTGCTGAAAGCAATAGACTGATTTCGCAGGCTCTTCAAGATGTGAAAGATAACCCGCCCCCTCCCAGTCGCTGCACTACAATTGCTGAAATATACCGAAAAGTAGGCGAACGCTACACAGAAAAAAAGTCCTACTCACGTGCACTTTGGATATTCACAATCTCCGCATCTTTGTTTGAGGCCAGTTCTGACTCAGATAATGGAGCAATAGGCATAGCAAACTGCATCACCAACATCAGAATGCTGCAGGATGGAAAAACGCACAGCTTTCAACTGACTCAAATGATCCTTTCAACGTTGCACAAGCTTGTTGAATCACTTAAAAACTTGAGTTGTTCAAATCACACCAAAGTAGATAGTTTAGCCAGCTCGTACAGACAGCTTGCCTCTGCATATAGTTCGGAAAGTAAAGCTAAAGAAGCCGCAAGGTATAACGAACATGCAATAGATTTACTTTATGATAAATTTGGGGACAGGGCAGAAGAGCATTTCAACTACGGAGTTTGTACACATAACTTGGCAGCTTGTATAGGTGATATGGGGAGGCACGAAGAGGCCAAAAGAATGTTTCACCTTGCCTTGGAAAGACAGCGTAAGGCAACAGATTGGCCAGATGAAGAAAGCAGacagaaatcaataaaactcACACAAAgagctttaaataaataa
- the LOC100179117 gene encoding uncharacterized protein LOC100179117 isoform X2, whose amino-acid sequence MEVCVDLSNFPHSLRYIQSAILFRGDYRDICTDVLRKIPTQSVAKKIEECGISAALCFAVIHSYPEDSVCNFRQLNKNELVFTVETEGQFSKDVRHGKAEENVHKVFRNEQFLAETKLINDIRKIKIEFKAASNIESKQSMETPLRENLKPKEDTYNQHHAPPKHKTPPKHETPPKQSYKAPPPLYKERNPKTTDLFTETTVTETIGLDLTPDRMSSFFIEEDAERLWQAKNYKEAFPALQQCLPVATKHDRPILQLKIALCMHELERSAESNRLISQALQDVKDNPPPPSRCTTIAEIYRKVGERYTEKKSYSRALWIFTISASLFEASSDSDNGAIGIANCITNIRMLQDGKTHSFQLTQMILSTLHKLVESLKNLSCSNHTKVDSLASSYRQLASAYSSESKAKEAARYNEHAIDLLYDKFGDRAEEHFNYGVCTHNLAACIGDMGRHEEAKRMFHLALERQRKATDWPDEESRQKSIKLTQRALNK is encoded by the exons ATGGAAGTTTGTGTCGATTTAAGTAATTTTCCGCATAGTTTGCGGTATATTCAATCAGCCATTCTGTTCCGCGGCGATTACAGAGACATTTGTACAGATGTATTAAGAAAAATTCCAACGCAATCAGTGGCAAAGAAAATAGAAGAGTGTGGCATATCAGCTGCTTTATGTTTTGCCGTCATTCATAGTTATCCCGAAGATTCTGTTTGCAACTTTCGACAGCtcaataaaaatgaattggTGTTCACAGTGGAAACAGAAGGTCAATTTAGCAAGGATGTTAGACATGGAAAAGCGGAAGAAAATGTTCATAAAGTATTCAGGAATGAACAATTTCTAGCCGAGACTAAACTTATAAATGATAttcgaaaaataaaaattgaatttaaagcTGCATCAAATAT TGAGTCAAAACAAAGCATGGAAACGCCTCTTCGTGAAAATTTAAAGCCCAAAGAAGACACATATAACCAACATCATGCCCCACCAAAACACAAGACACCACCTAAACATGAAACTCCAccaaaacaaagttataaagCTCCACCACCTCTATATAAAGAAAGAAATCCTAAAACAACCGACCTTTTTACAG AAACAACTGTAACTGAAACAATAGGGTTGGATTTGACCCCTGACAGAATGTCAAGCTTCTTTATCGAAG AAGATGCAGAAAGATTATGGCAAgcaaaaaattacaaagaaGCGTTTCCAGCCCTGCAGCAGTGTCTACCGGTTGCAACAAAACATGATAGACCAATTTTGCAGCTTAAAATTGCTCTTTGTATGCATGAACTAGAAAGAAGTGCTGAAAGCAATAGACTGATTTCGCAGGCTCTTCAAGATGTGAAAGATAACCCGCCCCCTCCCAGTCGCTGCACTACAATTGCTGAAATATACCGAAAAGTAGGCGAACGCTACACAGAAAAAAAGTCCTACTCACGTGCACTTTGGATATTCACAATCTCCGCATCTTTGTTTGAGGCCAGTTCTGACTCAGATAATGGAGCAATAGGCATAGCAAACTGCATCACCAACATCAGAATGCTGCAGGATGGAAAAACGCACAGCTTTCAACTGACTCAAATGATCCTTTCAACGTTGCACAAGCTTGTTGAATCACTTAAAAACTTGAGTTGTTCAAATCACACCAAAGTAGATAGTTTAGCCAGCTCGTACAGACAGCTTGCCTCTGCATATAGTTCGGAAAGTAAAGCTAAAGAAGCCGCAAGGTATAACGAACATGCAATAGATTTACTTTATGATAAATTTGGGGACAGGGCAGAAGAGCATTTCAACTACGGAGTTTGTACACATAACTTGGCAGCTTGTATAGGTGATATGGGGAGGCACGAAGAGGCCAAAAGAATGTTTCACCTTGCCTTGGAAAGACAGCGTAAGGCAACAGATTGGCCAGATGAAGAAAGCAGacagaaatcaataaaactcACACAAAgagctttaaataaataa